From Eleftheria terrae, the proteins below share one genomic window:
- the ybeY gene encoding rRNA maturation RNase YbeY, whose protein sequence is MATAKPELQLSLQFVDAAHRAELPRHKVLRWMRAALEAPAEITVRIVGAEEGQALNRDFRGKDYATNVLTFDYAHEPVVMADLVLCAPVVEREAREMGKPLQAHYAHLLVHGTLHAQGYDHEAEDEAELMEGRETEILLALGYEDPYARDAG, encoded by the coding sequence ATGGCCACCGCGAAACCCGAGCTGCAGCTCTCGCTGCAGTTCGTCGATGCTGCCCACCGTGCCGAGCTGCCGCGCCACAAGGTGCTGCGCTGGATGCGCGCCGCGCTGGAGGCCCCGGCGGAAATCACGGTGCGCATCGTCGGCGCCGAGGAGGGGCAAGCCCTCAACCGCGACTTCCGCGGCAAGGACTACGCCACCAACGTGCTGACGTTCGACTATGCCCACGAACCCGTGGTGATGGCCGACCTGGTGCTGTGCGCGCCAGTGGTCGAGCGCGAGGCGCGCGAGATGGGCAAGCCGCTGCAGGCCCACTATGCGCACCTGCTGGTGCACGGCACCCTGCATGCGCAAGGCTACGACCATGAGGCCGAGGACGAGGCCGAGCTGATGGAAGGCCGCGAGACGGAGATCCTGCTCGCGCTGGGCTACGAGGACCCCTACGCGCGCGACGCGGGCTAG
- a CDS encoding ABC transporter ATP-binding protein, producing the protein MNAMLSSARAATPAGAADPHGRHAAAAALVQVDDLAKIFDVSAPWLNRVVERKPKQFVHAVDGVSFSIEKGKTLALVGESGCGKSTVARLLVGLYAPSRGEVRFDGQPTAAALGSREGRSLRRRMQMIFQDPYASLNPRWKVQDIIAEPLLEHGLLKDPAALRQRVGELLESVGLAAADMQKFPHQFSGGQRQRISIARALATQPEFLVCDEPTSALDVSVQAQVLNIMKDLQRERGLTYLFISHNLAVVHHVADEVGVMYLGRLVEVAPKRELFERPLHPYTRMLLDAIPDIRMTGRSRTPVQGEVPNPLNPPRGCAFHPRCPHANARCSSERPALLSLRGVKVACHAVEEGRI; encoded by the coding sequence ATGAACGCGATGCTGAGCAGTGCCCGGGCGGCCACCCCCGCGGGCGCCGCCGACCCACATGGCCGGCACGCGGCCGCTGCGGCCCTGGTGCAGGTGGACGACCTGGCGAAGATCTTCGATGTCTCCGCACCCTGGCTGAACCGGGTGGTGGAGCGCAAGCCCAAGCAGTTCGTGCACGCGGTGGATGGCGTCAGCTTCTCCATCGAGAAGGGCAAGACGCTGGCCCTGGTGGGCGAGTCCGGTTGCGGCAAGAGCACCGTGGCGCGACTGCTGGTGGGCCTGTATGCGCCCAGCCGTGGCGAGGTGCGCTTCGACGGCCAGCCGACCGCGGCTGCCCTGGGCAGCCGGGAGGGCCGCAGCCTGCGCCGGCGCATGCAGATGATCTTCCAGGACCCCTATGCCAGCCTGAACCCGCGCTGGAAGGTGCAGGACATCATTGCCGAGCCGCTGCTCGAGCATGGCCTGCTGAAGGACCCCGCGGCGTTGCGCCAGCGGGTGGGCGAGCTGCTGGAGTCGGTGGGCCTGGCGGCGGCCGACATGCAGAAGTTCCCGCATCAGTTCTCCGGCGGCCAGCGCCAGCGCATCTCGATCGCCCGGGCGCTGGCGACGCAGCCGGAGTTCCTGGTCTGCGACGAGCCCACCTCCGCGCTGGATGTCTCGGTGCAGGCGCAGGTGCTCAACATCATGAAGGACCTGCAGCGCGAGCGGGGGCTCACCTACCTGTTCATCTCGCACAACCTGGCGGTGGTGCACCATGTCGCCGACGAGGTCGGCGTGATGTACCTGGGCCGGCTGGTCGAGGTCGCGCCCAAGCGCGAGCTGTTCGAGCGGCCGCTGCACCCGTACACCCGCATGCTGCTGGACGCGATTCCCGACATCCGCATGACGGGCCGCTCACGCACCCCGGTGCAGGGCGAGGTGCCCAACCCGCTGAACCCACCGCGGGGCTGCGCCTTCCACCCGCGCTGCCCGCATGCCAATGCGCGGTGTTCCAGCGAGCGGCCGGCGTTGCTGTCGCTGCGCGGGGTGAAGGTGGCCTGCCACGCCGTGGAGGAAGGGCGCATCTGA
- a CDS encoding ABC transporter ATP-binding protein → MTSPLLQVKNLRVEFPTRRGTLLALDDVSFDIAAGEILGVVGESGAGKSLTGASIIGLLEPPGRVAGGQILLDGQRIDNLPQEAMRRVRGRKIGAIFQDPLTSLNPLYTVGRQLVETIQTHLPVNGAEARRRAIQLLKDTGIPAAEARIDHYPHQFSGGMRQRVVIALALAAEPQLIVADEPTTALDVSIQAQIITLLKRLCSEKGAAVMLVTHDMGVIAETCDRVAVMYAGRVVEIGPVQEVIHAPAHPYTAGLMGSIPSVEDERERLSQIDGSMPRLNAIPQGCAFNPRCPRVFDRCRVERPELLDAGRTRAACWLHAEQPLRRAA, encoded by the coding sequence ATGACTTCCCCCTTGCTGCAGGTGAAGAACCTGCGCGTCGAGTTTCCCACCCGCCGCGGCACCCTGCTGGCGCTGGACGACGTGTCCTTCGACATTGCCGCTGGCGAGATCCTCGGTGTGGTCGGCGAGTCCGGCGCCGGCAAGTCGCTGACGGGCGCTTCCATCATCGGCCTGCTGGAGCCGCCCGGGCGGGTCGCCGGTGGCCAGATCCTGCTGGACGGCCAGCGCATCGACAACCTGCCCCAGGAGGCCATGCGCCGGGTGCGCGGCCGCAAGATCGGCGCCATCTTCCAGGACCCGCTGACCTCGCTGAACCCGCTCTACACCGTGGGTCGGCAGCTGGTGGAGACCATCCAGACCCACCTGCCGGTGAACGGGGCGGAGGCCCGCCGGCGCGCCATCCAGCTGCTCAAGGACACCGGCATCCCGGCGGCCGAGGCGCGCATCGACCACTACCCGCACCAGTTCTCCGGCGGCATGCGCCAGCGGGTCGTGATCGCGCTGGCGCTGGCGGCCGAGCCGCAGCTGATCGTGGCCGATGAACCGACTACCGCGCTGGACGTGTCCATCCAGGCCCAGATCATCACGCTGCTCAAGCGCCTGTGCAGCGAGAAGGGCGCAGCGGTGATGCTGGTGACCCACGACATGGGCGTGATCGCCGAGACCTGCGACCGGGTGGCGGTGATGTATGCCGGGCGGGTGGTCGAGATCGGGCCGGTGCAGGAGGTCATCCATGCGCCGGCCCATCCCTACACCGCCGGCCTGATGGGCTCCATCCCGTCGGTGGAGGACGAGCGCGAGCGGTTGTCGCAGATCGACGGCTCGATGCCGCGGCTGAACGCCATCCCGCAGGGCTGCGCCTTCAACCCCCGCTGCCCGCGGGTGTTTGACCGCTGCCGCGTCGAGCGGCCTGAACTGCTGGACGCCGGCCGCACCCGGGCTGCCTGCTGGCTGCACGCTGAACAACCCCTGAGGAGAGCCGCATGA
- a CDS encoding ABC transporter permease encodes MTTTALQRFFDGDVWYSFRTSPVAILAAVIATVCIVCAIFANWIAPHNPFDLATLELGDARLPPAWMEGGKASYLFGTDDQGRDILSALMYGARISLMVGIASVVLSLLIGVSLGLLAGFVGGKLDAFLMRICDVMLSFPTILVALLVDGVGRAMVPDAHEQLAFAVLIVSIALTKWVDYARTVRGSTLVERNKDYVQAARVIGVSPLRIMRKHVLPNVLGPVLVLSTIQVAQAIIIEATLSFLGVGMPPTSPSLGTLIRVGNDFLFSGEWWITIFPGIMLVLIALSVNLLGDWLRDALNPRLR; translated from the coding sequence ATGACCACCACCGCACTGCAACGTTTCTTCGACGGCGACGTCTGGTACAGCTTCCGCACCTCCCCGGTGGCGATCCTGGCCGCCGTGATCGCCACCGTGTGCATCGTCTGCGCCATCTTTGCCAACTGGATCGCACCGCACAATCCCTTCGACCTGGCGACGCTGGAGCTGGGCGATGCCCGCCTGCCGCCCGCCTGGATGGAGGGCGGCAAGGCCAGCTACCTGTTCGGCACCGATGACCAGGGCCGCGACATCCTGTCGGCGCTGATGTACGGCGCGCGCATCTCGCTGATGGTGGGCATCGCTTCGGTCGTGCTGTCGCTGTTGATCGGCGTCAGCCTGGGGCTGCTGGCCGGCTTTGTCGGCGGCAAGCTCGATGCCTTCCTGATGCGCATCTGCGACGTGATGCTGTCCTTCCCCACCATCCTGGTGGCCCTGCTGGTGGACGGCGTCGGCCGGGCCATGGTGCCGGACGCGCATGAGCAGCTCGCCTTCGCGGTGCTGATCGTCTCCATTGCCTTGACCAAGTGGGTGGACTACGCGCGCACCGTGCGCGGCTCCACGCTGGTGGAGCGCAACAAGGACTATGTGCAGGCCGCCCGCGTGATCGGCGTCAGCCCGCTGCGCATCATGCGCAAGCATGTGCTGCCCAATGTGCTCGGGCCGGTGCTGGTGCTGTCGACCATCCAGGTGGCGCAGGCCATCATCATCGAGGCGACGTTGTCCTTCCTGGGCGTCGGCATGCCACCCACCTCGCCGTCGCTCGGCACGCTGATCCGCGTCGGCAACGACTTCCTCTTCAGCGGCGAATGGTGGATCACCATCTTCCCGGGCATCATGCTGGTGCTCATTGCGCTCAGCGTGAACCTGCTGGGCGACTGGCTGCGCGACGCCCTCAACCCGCGCCTGCGCTGA
- a CDS encoding ABC transporter substrate-binding protein — protein sequence MKLRPTLIAVALAVACGSVAAKTVRIANQGDAGSMDPHSLNESFQLSFTGNIYEPLVARDKKLGLVPGLATRWSQPSPTVWRFELRQGVRFHDGAPFTADDVVFSFKRAASEGSDMRSYTASIKEVRALDDRTVEIETNSPFPILPDVLSLVYMMSRKWCETNRAEQPVDRRKGVENAASFRANGTGPFRLKERQPSTRTVLVRNGTYWDKVESNVDEIVFTPISNDATRVAAVLSGEIDVMEPVPLQDIERLKAASNVKVLQAPELRTIFLGMDQKRDELLHSSVKGKNPFKDKRVRQAVYQAIDIETIKTRVMRNAATPTGLLVAPGVKGFAPELNKRLPYDPEAAKKLLAEAGYPNGFEVGMNCPNDRYVNDGEVCQAVAANLARVGIKANLQAETKATYFPKILSRNTSFYMLGWTPGTYDAHNALNALIATPSDKGQGQFNLGSYSNAKVDELTHKIQSETDPARRNEMIREAFRIHQDDVGHIPLHQQSLAWAARRNVELVQLADNFMPYKWIVVK from the coding sequence ATGAAGCTCCGACCGACCCTGATCGCCGTGGCGCTGGCTGTTGCCTGCGGCTCCGTGGCAGCCAAGACGGTGCGCATCGCCAACCAGGGCGATGCCGGCTCGATGGATCCACATTCGCTGAACGAATCCTTCCAACTCAGCTTCACCGGCAACATCTACGAGCCCCTGGTGGCGCGCGACAAGAAGCTCGGCCTGGTGCCGGGCCTGGCCACCCGGTGGAGCCAGCCGTCGCCCACCGTCTGGCGCTTCGAGCTGCGCCAGGGCGTGCGCTTCCACGACGGCGCGCCCTTCACCGCGGACGACGTGGTGTTCTCCTTCAAGCGCGCGGCGAGCGAAGGCTCGGACATGCGCAGCTACACCGCCTCCATCAAGGAGGTGCGCGCGCTTGACGATCGCACGGTGGAGATCGAGACCAACTCGCCCTTCCCCATCCTGCCCGACGTGCTCTCGCTGGTCTACATGATGAGCCGCAAGTGGTGCGAGACCAACCGCGCCGAGCAGCCGGTGGACCGGCGCAAGGGGGTGGAGAACGCGGCCAGCTTCCGCGCCAACGGCACCGGCCCGTTCCGCCTGAAGGAGCGCCAGCCCTCGACCCGCACGGTGCTGGTGCGCAACGGCACCTACTGGGACAAGGTCGAGTCCAACGTCGACGAGATCGTCTTCACGCCGATCAGCAACGATGCCACCCGCGTGGCCGCCGTCCTGTCCGGCGAGATCGACGTGATGGAGCCGGTGCCGCTGCAGGACATCGAGCGGCTCAAGGCGGCCAGCAACGTCAAGGTGCTGCAGGCCCCCGAGCTGCGCACCATCTTCCTCGGCATGGACCAGAAGCGCGACGAGCTGCTGCACTCCAGCGTGAAGGGCAAGAACCCGTTCAAGGACAAGCGGGTGCGGCAGGCGGTCTACCAGGCGATCGACATCGAGACCATCAAGACCCGGGTGATGCGCAACGCGGCCACGCCCACCGGGCTGCTGGTGGCCCCCGGCGTGAAGGGCTTCGCACCCGAGCTGAACAAGCGACTGCCCTACGATCCGGAAGCGGCGAAGAAGCTGCTGGCCGAGGCCGGCTATCCGAACGGCTTCGAGGTCGGCATGAACTGCCCGAACGACCGCTATGTCAACGACGGCGAGGTCTGCCAGGCGGTGGCGGCGAACCTGGCGCGGGTGGGCATCAAGGCCAACCTGCAGGCCGAGACCAAGGCCACCTATTTCCCCAAGATCCTCAGCCGCAACACCAGCTTCTACATGCTGGGCTGGACGCCGGGCACCTATGACGCGCACAACGCCCTCAACGCGCTGATCGCGACGCCGAGCGACAAGGGACAGGGCCAGTTCAACCTGGGCAGCTACAGCAATGCCAAGGTGGACGAGCTGACGCACAAGATCCAGTCCGAAACCGATCCGGCACGACGCAACGAGATGATCCGCGAGGCCTTCCGCATCCACCAGGACGATGTGGGCCACATCCCGCTGCACCAGCAGTCGCTGGCCTGGGCGGCACGCCGCAACGTGGAGCTGGTGCAACTCGCCGACAACTTCATGCCCTACAAGTGGATCGTCGTGAAGTGA
- a CDS encoding M20 aminoacylase family protein, whose translation MRALSHGAVNGVFGHIARFHPELTAFRRDLHAHPELGFEEVRTAARVVEALKLTRVDEVHTGIAKTGVVGVIHGREHDSGRSIALRADMDALPMREENDFAWRSGKSGLMHGCGHDGHTAMLVGAARYLAETRRFNGTVYLIFQPGEEGYAGAKAMIADGLFERFPAQSVYAMHNWPHLPAGQVGVSPGPMMAAADRIEITISGKGGHGAHPHLAIDPVLVAAHIITAAQSLVSRNASPFDNAVVSICAMQGGDVGAMSVIPRQVKLVGTVRTFRPQVQDMIEERLGRMVESIAMGLGASASLDYQRVYPATVNSAAEAAFAAQVAESLLGPEHVLRDMAPSMGAEDFSFMLQVKPGAYLRVGQGRDANDPGCFLHSGRYDFNDDILPLGSALFASLAEQGLPLNPGGIPA comes from the coding sequence ATGCGTGCCCTGTCCCACGGCGCCGTGAATGGCGTGTTCGGCCACATCGCCCGCTTTCACCCCGAGCTGACCGCCTTCCGGCGCGACCTGCATGCGCATCCCGAGCTGGGCTTCGAGGAGGTGCGCACGGCCGCCCGGGTGGTCGAGGCGCTCAAGCTGACGCGGGTGGACGAGGTCCACACCGGCATTGCCAAGACCGGCGTGGTCGGCGTCATCCACGGCCGGGAGCACGACTCCGGCCGCAGCATCGCCCTGCGTGCCGACATGGACGCCCTGCCGATGCGCGAGGAGAACGATTTCGCCTGGCGCTCCGGCAAGAGCGGCCTGATGCACGGCTGCGGCCACGACGGCCATACCGCGATGCTGGTGGGCGCCGCCCGCTACCTGGCCGAGACACGGCGCTTCAACGGTACCGTCTACCTGATCTTCCAGCCCGGCGAGGAAGGGTATGCGGGCGCCAAGGCGATGATTGCCGACGGGCTGTTCGAGCGCTTCCCGGCGCAGTCGGTCTATGCGATGCACAACTGGCCGCACCTGCCGGCCGGGCAGGTGGGGGTGAGTCCGGGGCCGATGATGGCCGCGGCCGACCGCATCGAGATCACCATCAGCGGCAAGGGCGGACATGGCGCGCACCCACACCTGGCCATCGATCCGGTGCTGGTCGCCGCCCACATCATCACGGCGGCGCAGAGCCTGGTTTCGCGCAATGCCAGTCCGTTCGACAACGCGGTGGTGAGCATCTGCGCGATGCAGGGCGGGGACGTCGGCGCGATGAGCGTGATCCCGCGCCAGGTCAAGCTGGTGGGCACGGTGCGCACCTTCCGGCCGCAGGTGCAGGACATGATCGAAGAGCGCCTGGGCCGCATGGTGGAATCGATTGCGATGGGCCTTGGCGCCAGCGCGTCGCTGGACTACCAGCGCGTCTACCCCGCCACCGTCAACAGCGCCGCCGAGGCGGCCTTTGCCGCACAGGTGGCGGAATCCTTGCTCGGCCCCGAGCATGTGCTGCGCGACATGGCGCCCAGCATGGGCGCCGAAGACTTCTCCTTCATGTTGCAGGTCAAGCCCGGCGCGTACCTGCGCGTCGGGCAAGGCCGCGACGCCAACGACCCGGGCTGCTTCCTGCACAGCGGGCGCTACGACTTCAACGACGACATCCTCCCGCTGGGGTCGGCGCTGTTCGCATCGCTCGCGGAGCAGGGCCTGCCCCTCAACCCAGGAGGAATTCCCGCATGA
- a CDS encoding ABC transporter permease — protein MLVFILRRLLQAVIVMLTVAFIAFTLFQFVGDPVTNLLGQDATPEDRARLRSDLGLDQPFPVQFARFVGNAVQGEFGISLRQGRKVSSLIAERFPATLELSMVAGVLALVVGIPMGVYTALRRGSFLSQVLLTLSLLGVSLPTFLIGILLILVFSVTLGWLPSFGRGETVALGSWSTGFLTADGWKHLILPSITLAIFQLTLIMRIVRAEMLEVLRTDYIKFARARGLSDRAVHFGHALKNTLVPVITITGLQIGSLIAFAIITETVFQWPGMGLLFIQAVTFADIPVMAAYLCLIALLFVLINLVVDLLYFAVDPRLRANKPQGAH, from the coding sequence ATGCTGGTTTTCATTCTTCGCCGCCTGTTGCAGGCGGTCATCGTGATGCTCACGGTGGCCTTCATCGCGTTCACGCTGTTCCAGTTCGTGGGCGATCCGGTCACCAACCTGCTGGGCCAGGATGCGACGCCCGAGGACCGCGCGCGCCTGCGCAGCGACCTGGGCCTGGACCAGCCCTTCCCGGTGCAGTTCGCCCGCTTCGTCGGCAATGCGGTGCAGGGCGAGTTCGGCATCAGCTTGCGGCAGGGCCGCAAGGTGTCGAGCCTGATCGCCGAGCGTTTCCCGGCCACGCTGGAGTTGTCCATGGTGGCCGGCGTGCTGGCGCTGGTGGTCGGCATCCCGATGGGGGTCTACACCGCCTTGCGGCGGGGCTCCTTCCTCTCGCAGGTGCTGCTGACGCTGTCCCTGCTCGGCGTTTCCTTGCCGACCTTCCTGATCGGCATCCTGCTGATCCTGGTGTTCTCGGTCACGCTGGGCTGGCTGCCGAGCTTCGGGCGTGGCGAAACGGTGGCGCTGGGCTCCTGGTCGACCGGCTTCCTGACGGCCGACGGCTGGAAGCACCTGATCCTGCCTTCCATCACGCTGGCGATCTTTCAGCTGACCTTGATCATGCGCATCGTGCGGGCCGAGATGCTGGAGGTGCTGCGCACCGACTACATCAAGTTCGCCCGCGCCCGCGGCTTGTCGGACCGGGCGGTGCATTTCGGCCATGCGCTGAAGAACACGCTGGTGCCGGTGATCACCATCACCGGCCTGCAGATCGGGTCGCTCATCGCCTTCGCCATCATCACCGAGACGGTGTTCCAGTGGCCGGGCATGGGCCTGCTCTTCATCCAGGCGGTGACCTTCGCCGACATTCCGGTCATGGCGGCTTACCTCTGCCTCATTGCGCTGCTCTTCGTGCTGATCAACCTGGTGGTGGACTTGCTGTACTTCGCCGTCGATCCGCGGCTGCGCGCCAACAAGCCGCAAGGAGCGCATTGA
- a CDS encoding ABC transporter substrate-binding protein, whose translation MSAVQAKTFKWASASDIPSWDIHSQNNALGSGVHAAVYETLFYYNAKFEVEPILATGSQQVSPTQLRVTLRKGVKFHDGADFNADDAVYSLNRAMEKTSNYGVFTQGIDKVVKVDDYTIDIITKGPNPVLLRQLTELRMMDKEWSEKNKSTVPMDLKSKEENYAHRHANGTGPFMLKSWDQDVRMVLTKNPNWWGKASGNVTEIVYTPIKSEATRIAALLSGEVDFVLDPSPADLARLRSNPALKVVDGVENRTIFFGMDQFREELPGSNIKGKNPLKDVRVRRALYQAIDATAIQKNTMRGLSQPTGTLIPPQANGWTKKADVRLPYDVAGAKKLLADAGYPNGFEVDFACPNNRYINDEEICQAVTAMWARIGVKAKLRTLPLVTYFPMIQRYEASIYMLGWGVPTFDALYSLQSLVRTVGAQGDGNYNVGRYSNPKLDALIERIKKEIDQTNRNQLIEQALLLSGEEVTHIPLHNQVIPWAMKKNIEVVHRADNRVDMRTVKVN comes from the coding sequence ATGTCCGCCGTGCAGGCCAAGACCTTCAAGTGGGCCAGCGCCAGCGACATCCCGTCTTGGGATATCCATTCGCAGAACAACGCCCTGGGCAGCGGCGTCCATGCGGCCGTCTACGAGACGCTGTTCTATTACAACGCCAAGTTCGAGGTGGAACCCATCCTCGCCACCGGCAGCCAGCAGGTCAGCCCGACACAGCTGCGGGTCACGCTGCGCAAGGGCGTCAAGTTCCATGACGGTGCGGACTTCAATGCGGACGATGCGGTCTACTCGCTGAACCGGGCGATGGAGAAGACCTCCAACTACGGCGTCTTCACCCAGGGCATCGACAAGGTCGTCAAGGTGGACGACTACACCATCGACATCATCACCAAGGGCCCCAACCCGGTGCTGCTGCGTCAGCTGACCGAGCTGCGCATGATGGACAAGGAGTGGTCCGAGAAGAACAAGTCCACCGTGCCGATGGACCTCAAGAGCAAGGAAGAGAACTACGCGCACCGGCATGCCAACGGCACTGGCCCCTTCATGCTCAAGAGCTGGGACCAGGATGTGCGGATGGTGCTGACCAAGAACCCGAACTGGTGGGGCAAGGCCAGCGGCAACGTGACCGAGATCGTCTACACGCCGATCAAGTCAGAGGCCACCCGTATCGCCGCGCTGCTGTCCGGCGAAGTCGACTTCGTGCTCGATCCCTCGCCGGCCGACCTGGCCCGCCTGCGCAGCAACCCCGCGCTGAAGGTGGTCGACGGCGTCGAGAACCGCACCATCTTCTTCGGCATGGACCAGTTCCGCGAGGAGCTGCCGGGCTCCAACATCAAGGGCAAGAACCCGCTCAAGGATGTGCGGGTGCGCCGCGCGCTGTACCAGGCCATCGATGCGACCGCGATCCAGAAGAACACCATGCGCGGGTTGAGCCAGCCCACCGGCACGCTGATTCCGCCGCAAGCCAACGGCTGGACGAAGAAGGCCGACGTGCGCCTGCCCTACGACGTGGCCGGGGCCAAGAAGCTGCTGGCTGACGCCGGCTATCCGAACGGCTTCGAGGTCGATTTCGCCTGCCCGAACAACCGCTATATCAACGACGAGGAAATCTGCCAGGCGGTGACCGCCATGTGGGCCCGCATCGGCGTCAAGGCCAAGCTGCGCACCCTGCCGCTGGTGACCTACTTCCCGATGATCCAGCGTTACGAGGCCAGCATCTACATGCTGGGCTGGGGTGTGCCCACCTTCGACGCGCTGTATTCGTTGCAATCGCTGGTGCGCACGGTGGGTGCACAGGGAGACGGCAACTACAACGTCGGTCGCTACAGCAACCCGAAGCTGGACGCCCTGATCGAGCGCATCAAGAAGGAGATCGACCAGACCAACCGCAACCAGCTCATCGAGCAGGCCTTGTTGCTGTCGGGCGAGGAAGTCACGCACATTCCGTTGCACAACCAAGTGATTCCCTGGGCGATGAAGAAGAACATCGAGGTGGTCCACCGCGCCGACAATCGCGTCGACATGCGCACCGTCAAGGTCAACTGA
- a CDS encoding porin, with protein sequence MKKSLLALALLGAFAGVASAQSAVTIYGKVDLSLAKGNDGTSSLTGAPTGDKLQLMQQAGSRVGFRGTEDLGGGLKANFQIEHRFTPDDGVANAVHWNGMSWVGLSGSFGEIRLGRDYAPFFWPAIAADPWGFDTVAQVGIAHSAAGIVVYRYGNLLSYRTPDMGGLTAQVGIGLAEKDDTEHNMGFNVQYKGGPLYAGFGYHRGPASGSAHHLLSAAALGALSADDPATAWTLTGSYDLTVVKLIGSFSMSEVEATGADLKARGVTLAATAPLGGGDLRASANRLEGTNGAIDDTKLTKFSLGYHYPLSKRTKLYADVGTAKQTDRDRRTAVDLGIQHNF encoded by the coding sequence TGGCCAAGGGCAATGACGGCACCTCCTCGCTCACCGGCGCACCCACTGGCGACAAGCTGCAACTCATGCAGCAAGCCGGTTCGCGGGTCGGCTTCCGGGGCACCGAGGACCTGGGTGGCGGCCTGAAGGCCAACTTCCAGATCGAGCATCGCTTCACGCCGGACGATGGTGTCGCCAACGCCGTCCACTGGAACGGCATGTCCTGGGTGGGCCTGTCGGGCAGCTTCGGCGAGATCCGCCTGGGCCGCGACTATGCGCCGTTCTTCTGGCCCGCCATCGCGGCCGATCCCTGGGGCTTCGACACGGTGGCGCAGGTCGGCATCGCACACTCGGCCGCCGGGATCGTCGTCTACCGCTATGGCAACCTGCTGAGCTATCGCACCCCGGACATGGGTGGCCTGACGGCGCAGGTGGGCATCGGGCTGGCCGAGAAGGACGACACCGAGCACAACATGGGCTTCAACGTCCAGTACAAGGGCGGCCCGCTCTACGCCGGCTTCGGTTATCACCGTGGGCCGGCCAGCGGCTCCGCTCATCACCTGCTGTCTGCCGCGGCCCTGGGCGCCCTGAGCGCCGACGATCCCGCCACCGCCTGGACCCTGACCGGCTCCTATGACCTCACGGTGGTCAAGCTGATCGGCTCCTTCAGCATGTCCGAAGTCGAAGCGACGGGTGCCGACCTGAAGGCCCGGGGCGTGACGCTGGCCGCCACCGCGCCGCTGGGCGGCGGCGACCTGCGTGCCTCGGCCAACCGCCTCGAGGGCACCAACGGCGCCATCGACGACACCAAGCTCACCAAGTTCAGCCTGGGCTACCACTACCCGCTGAGCAAGCGCACCAAGCTCTATGCCGACGTCGGCACGGCCAAGCAGACCGACCGGGATCGCCGTACCGCGGTGGACCTGGGCATCCAGCACAACTTCTGA